TCGTCGCCGCGCTGCCACTGGAAAAGCCGCCGCTTGCCAGGATCGACGAGATCTCGGTTCAGCCGATCGGCGCCGCCGCCACCGAGGAGTTCTCGATTCGCACCAGCGAGCAGGGTAGGGTGTCGACGCGCATCGTCGCGGACGCCGCGACTTGCCGGGAATGCCTGAGCGAGCTGTTCGATCCGGCAAGCCGATTCCACCGCTATCCCTTCATCAACTGCACGCATTGCGGTCCGCGCTACACCATCGCCGAGCGGCTGCCCTATGATCGTCCGGCCACCGCAATGAAGCGCTTTGCGATGTGCGCAGCCTGTGCCGCTGATTATGCTGACCCCGGCAGTCGCCGCTTCCATACCGAGGCGATTGCGTGCCCGCGATGCGGGCCGCGGCTCAGCCATGGCATCGCCGAGATCGCCGCCGCCGTCGCGGGCGGCAAGATTGTCGCGATCAAGGGCCTCGGCGGTTATCAGCTCATCTGCGATGCTCACAATGATGCGGCCGTGCGGCAACTGCGCCTGCGCAAGCAGCGCGATCAGAAGCCCTTCGCCGTCATGGTCGGTACGCTGGAGGCAGTCGCCGAGTTCGCCGAGGCCGACGCTGTCGAACTTGCGCTGCTCGAGTCACGGCCGCGGCCGATCGTGTTGCTGACGTCGCGCGGGCGCCTTGTGCAGTCAATCGCGCCGGAGCTGGCGCGCATCGGCATCATGCTGCCGGTCGCACCGCTTCACCACCTGATTTTCGATGCGCTGAATGCGGCGCATGCGCCGGTCGGCGAGAGCTGGGCGATTGTCGCGACCAGCGCCAATCTCAGCGGCGAGCCGCTGCTGATCGATAATCGCGAAGCGGAGCAACGACTTGCCGGCATCGCCGATCTCATCGTCACGCATGACCGCGACATCGTCACCCGCGCCGATGATTCCTTGGCTGCGGTGGTCGCCGGACGGCCCCAGTTCATTCGGCGTGCGCGAGGCTATGTCCCGGAGCCTGTCCGGCTTGCGCGCTCGGTGGCGCCCCTGCTTGCCGTCGGCGGAGCGCTGAAGTCGACGGTGGCGGTGACGCGCGGCAACGAGGCCTTTGTCTCCCAGCACATCGGCGACCTCGACACCGCAGAAGGCATCCGATTCTTCGAGGAAACTGTGGACCATCTGCTGTCTACCCTCGACGTCGAGCCTGTCGCCCTGATCCACGACTTGCATCCGAACATGGCATCGACCCGTTTCGCCGAGGCACGCGGGACCAGGCTGATCGCGGTCCAGCACCATCACGCCCATGCGGCCTCGGTGATGGCGGAGCATGGCATCGCAGGTCCGGTGCTTGCCTTAGTGCTTGACGGGTTCGGCTACGGCAGCGACGGCGGCAATTGGGGGGGCGAACTGCTTGCCTGTGAAGGCGCGCGGTTCCGGCGGCTCGGGCATCTGGCGCCGCTGAAGATGCCGGGCGGCGATCGGGTCGCGCGCGAGCCGTGGCGGATGGCCGCCAGCGTGCTGCACGCGCTTCGGCGCGGCGATGCGATTGCGTCTCGCTTTGCGGCACAGCCGCAGGCCGCGCGCCTATCGGCTCTGCTCGAACAACCCGGTATGCCCACGACGACCAGCGCCGGCCGGCTGTTCGATGCGGCCGCAGGGCTGCTCGGGGTCTGCACCGTACAAACCTACGAAGGCGAGGCTGCCATGAAGCTAGAGGCGCGGGTCCGCGAGCCGCGCGTTGTGTCCGGCGGCTGGGTGATCGAGAATGGCGTGCTGTCGCTGCTCCCATTGCTCGACCGTCTGGTGGTCGATGCGCCGGATCCCACCGACGGGGCCGGGCTGTTTCACGGCACCTTCGCTGCCGCTTGCGTCGATTGGATCTCCCAAGCGGCTCGTGAGACCGGACTTGAGACCGTCGCCTTGAGCGGCGGCTGCTTCCTGAACGCCCGCCTCAGCACCGGGATTTCGCGCGGTTGCATCGCTGCCGGGCTCACCCCGCTCTTGCCGCGCCAACTGCCGCCGAATGATGGCGGCCTAAGCCTGGGTCAGGCCTGGATCGCGGGGCTGCAACTTCTCGAACACCAAGGCTTAGAAGGAACCGCCTGATGTGTCTTGCCATACCCGCCGAGGTGACAAAGCTCCTGCCTGACGACATGGCCATTGTGTCCATCGACGGCGTCAGCAAGGAGATCTCCGTCGCGCTCATCGAGGATCTCGCCATCGGCGACTACGTGATCATCCATGTCGGCTACGCGCTTACCAAAATCGATCCGGAAGAGGCGCAACGGACGCTGGAATTGCTGCACGAGCTTAGCGCCGAGGCCCTGGGAGCCATGCCATGAAGTATGCCGACGAGTTCCGCGACAAGGAGATCGCGCTCGGGCTTGCGAACGCGATCCAGTCCGAAGCAGATCCGCAGCGCCCCTATCGCTTCATGGAATTCTGCGGCGGCCACACGCATGCGATCTCGCGTTATGGCCTGGAGGACATGCTGCC
The window above is part of the Bradyrhizobium guangdongense genome. Proteins encoded here:
- the hypF gene encoding carbamoyltransferase HypF; this translates as MSDKATARDGQRLRLHVRGAVQGVGFRPYVYGLATRYRLGGFVANDPNGVLIEVEGERASDFVAALPLEKPPLARIDEISVQPIGAAATEEFSIRTSEQGRVSTRIVADAATCRECLSELFDPASRFHRYPFINCTHCGPRYTIAERLPYDRPATAMKRFAMCAACAADYADPGSRRFHTEAIACPRCGPRLSHGIAEIAAAVAGGKIVAIKGLGGYQLICDAHNDAAVRQLRLRKQRDQKPFAVMVGTLEAVAEFAEADAVELALLESRPRPIVLLTSRGRLVQSIAPELARIGIMLPVAPLHHLIFDALNAAHAPVGESWAIVATSANLSGEPLLIDNREAEQRLAGIADLIVTHDRDIVTRADDSLAAVVAGRPQFIRRARGYVPEPVRLARSVAPLLAVGGALKSTVAVTRGNEAFVSQHIGDLDTAEGIRFFEETVDHLLSTLDVEPVALIHDLHPNMASTRFAEARGTRLIAVQHHHAHAASVMAEHGIAGPVLALVLDGFGYGSDGGNWGGELLACEGARFRRLGHLAPLKMPGGDRVAREPWRMAASVLHALRRGDAIASRFAAQPQAARLSALLEQPGMPTTTSAGRLFDAAAGLLGVCTVQTYEGEAAMKLEARVREPRVVSGGWVIENGVLSLLPLLDRLVVDAPDPTDGAGLFHGTFAAACVDWISQAARETGLETVALSGGCFLNARLSTGISRGCIAAGLTPLLPRQLPPNDGGLSLGQAWIAGLQLLEHQGLEGTA
- a CDS encoding HypC/HybG/HupF family hydrogenase formation chaperone codes for the protein MCLAIPAEVTKLLPDDMAIVSIDGVSKEISVALIEDLAIGDYVIIHVGYALTKIDPEEAQRTLELLHELSAEALGAMP